The following are from one region of the Heptranchias perlo isolate sHepPer1 chromosome 24, sHepPer1.hap1, whole genome shotgun sequence genome:
- the dhtkd1 gene encoding 2-oxoadipate dehydrogenase complex component E1, protein MSGYILNAMFNSTARRSVRDVCQFLSLRRLYRTERGVYGYKPHRNDSGLELTREVPTRAQVDHGLVRLVTAYREHGHKVAKINPLGQDVPEMIPEIQILTEELQGHNLFHTKGMLNFGKEEVTLEEVLAYLDQTYCGHISVEISQLETMAEREWFAQRFEQVKQEALTPEEKRHLAKLMLESQEFDHFLATKFATVKRYGGEGAESIMGFFHELFRMAAFNGVTDVVLGMPHRGRLNLLTGLLQFPPELMFRKMRGLSEFPENSPAIGDVLSHLTSSLDLDFGFDQPLHVTMLPNPSHLEAINPVTVGKTRGRQQSRQDGDYSPSGSAQPGDKVICLQVHGDASFPGQGVVAETFTLSNLPHYRVGGSIHLIVNNQLGYTTPAERAKSSLYNSDVGKMVHCAVVHVNGDDAEEVIRATRLAVEYQRRFRKDIIIDLLCYRQWGHNELDEPTFTNPTMYKIIRSRKSIPDLYSEQLVADGFLTEQEVSNIKTSYYSKLNGHLTNMTSFCPFAPNLQAHWSGLVEPSARISTWETGIPIDLLKYVGGKSVEVPEEITMHSHLMKTHVQARLQKLEEGTKLDWSTAEALAIGTLLCQDFNVRISGQDVGRGTFSQRHAMVVCQETSDIYIPLNHMSPEQKGFFEVCNSPLSEEAVLGFEYGMSIESPKLLPIWEAQFGDFFNGAQIIFDTFISGGEAKWLLQSGMVILLPHGYDGAGPEHSSCHLERFLQMCDSKEEGVDGDNVNMFVVHPTTPAQYFHLLRRQMIRNFRKPLIVASPKMLLRLPAAVSRLDEMAPGTTFKPVIGDSSVDPKNVTRVVVCSGKHYYTLVKHRESSGEAAQNTALIRIEELCPFPLEALQQQMDKYKNAKDFVWSQEEPQNMGPWFYVSPRFEKQLGCKLKLVSRPSLPAPAVGIGTLHQEQNQDILTRTFS, encoded by the exons ATGTCGGGTTATATCTTAAATGCAATGTTTAATTCGACTGCTCGGCGCTCTGTGAGGGATGTGTGCCAGTTTCTCAGCCTTAGGCGCCTTTACCGCACCGAAAGAGGAGTTTATGGTTACAAACCTCACAGGAATGATAGTGGTCTTGAATTAACAAGAGAAGTCCCAACTCGGGCTCAAG TTGACCATGGTTTAGTCCGGCTGGTGACAGCTTATCGTGAACATGGCCACAAAGTTGCTAAAATCAACCCATTGGGTCAAGATGTGCCAGAGATGATTCCTGAAATCCAGATCTTAACTGAAGAACTTCAGGGTCACAATCTGTTCCACACAAAAG GAATGTTGAACTTTGGGAAGGAGGAAGTCACCCTAGAAGAGGTGTTGGCCTACCTGGACCAGACTTACTGTGGGCACATATCTGTTGAGATCAGCCAGCTGGAGACCATGGCAGAGAGGGAATGGTTTGCTCAAAGATTTGAACAAGTCAAGCAAGAAGCTTTAACCCCAGAAGAGAAAAGACATTTAGCAAAATTGATGCTGGAGTCTCAG GAATTTGACCACTTCCTGGCCACTAAATTTGCCACTGTGAAACGTTATGGCGGTGAGGGAGCAGAAAGTATAATGGGATTCTTCCATGAATTGTTCCGAATGGCAGCATTCAATGGTGTGACTGATGTGGTGCTGGGAATGCCTCATCGAGGGCGATTGAACCTGCTGACTGGACTCTTGCAATTTCCACCTGAG TTGATGTTTCGGAAAATGCGTGGATTAAGTGAGTTTCCGGAaaactccccagccattggagaCGTCCTGTCTCATCTTACCTCCTCTCTGGACCTGGACTTTGGTTTTGACCAGCCACTGCATGTCACCATGCTGCCCAACCCTTCCCATCTGGAGGCAATCAACCCGGTTACTGTCGGTAAAACTCGTGGCAGGCAGCAGTCTCGGCAAGATGGGGATTATTCACCAAGTGGCTCTGCACAGCCAGGAGACAAAGTCATTTGTCTACAG GTACATGGCGATGCTTCTTTCCCAGGACAAGGTGTTGTCGCTGAAACCTTCACTCTGTCTAATCTCCCCCACTACAGAGTTGGCGGAAGTATTCACCTGATCGTCAATAATCAGTTGGGCTACACCACTCCTGCTGAGAGAGCCAAATCCTCACTGTACAACAGTGATGTTG GTAAGATGGTTCATTGTGCAGTTGTTCATGTGAATGGAGATGATGCAGAAGAAGTGATTCGAGCCACAAGACTGGCTGTTGAGTATCAGCGGCGTTTCCGCAAAGACATAATCATAGACCTGCTCTGCTACAGGCAGTGGGGCCACAACGAGCTGGATGAGCCAACCTTCACAAACCCTACTATGTACAAAATCATCAG ATCCCGTAAAAGTATTCCTGACTTGTACTCTGAGCAATTAGTAGCAGATGGTTTCTTGACTGAGCAGGAAGTTTCCAACATTAAAACCTCTTATTATTCTAAACTAAATGGCCACCTGACAAACATGACTTCATTTTGCCCATTTgctccaaacctccaggcccactgGAGTGGCTTGGTGGAGCCTTCAGCCAGGATCAGCACATGGGAGACTGGAATACCCATCGACCTACTCAAGTATGTGGGAGGCAAGTCTGTGGAGGTTCCTGAGGAAATAACCATGCACAGTCACTTGATGAAGACTCATGTACAA GCTAGATTGCAGAAACTGGAAGAAGGCACAAAGTTGGACTGGTCTACAGCAGAAGCACTGGCTATTGGAACTTTGCTTTGTCAAG ATTTTAACGTGCGCATAAGCGGTCAGGATGTTGGTCGTGGTACTTTCAGTCAACGGCATGCAATGGTCGTTTGCCAGGAAACAAGTGACATTTACATCCCACTCAACCATATGAGTCCAGAACAAAAAGGATTTTTTGAG GTATGCAACAGTCCATTGTCTGAAGAGGCAGTGTTGGGTTTTGAGTATGGTATGAGTATTGAAAGCCCGAAGCTACTTCCAATATGGGAAGCTCAATTTGGGGACTTTTTCAATGGTGCTCAAATTATATTTGACACATTTATCTCTGGAGGTGAG GCAAAGTGGCTGTTGCAAAGTGGGATGGTTATCCTCTTACCCCATGGATACGATGGTGCAGGCCCTGAACACTCATCCTGTCATTTAGAACGTTTCCTGCAG ATGTGCGACAGCAAGGAAGAAGGTGTTGATGGAGATAATGTAAATATGTTCGTTGTACATCCGACTACCCCAGCACAGTACTTCCACTTACTGCGCCGGCAGATGATTAGAAACTTTCGGAAACCCCTTATTGTAGCTTCTCCTAAAATGCTGCTGCGTCTCCCA GCTGCAGTCTCCAGGTTGGATGAGATGGCACCTGGAACCACATTTAAACCCGTCATAGGGGATTCATCAGTGGATcctaaaaa TGTGACCCGAGTGGTGGTATGTTCTGGAAAACACTATTACACTCTGGTTAAACACAGAGAGTCTTCAGGGGAAGCTGCACAGAACACAGCACTCATCAGGATAGAAGAGCTCTGCCCCTTCCCACTGGAAGCACTTCAGCAGCAAATGGATAAATATAAAAATGCAAAAG ACTTTGTATGGAGTCAAGAAGAACCACAGAATATGGGCCCATGGTTTTATGTATCTCCCAGGTTTGAAAAACAGTTAGGATGCAAG TTGAAGTTGGTAAGCAGACCATCTCTTCCAGCACCTGCAGTTGGCATCGGGACTTTACATCAGGAACAAAATCAGGACATCCTCACCAGAACCTTCTCCTGA